The DNA segment CGTGCTCCTCGTCAACGCGGCAAAGCGTGCCGAGATACTTGCGCTCAGCCCTGCCACCCAACTCGTCGCACCCCTTGCCCAACTCATGGCCATGGGGCTCGTCGTGGGCATTGGGCTGCTGCGTGAATTTCGGACAGCGGAGTTAGTGTTTTCTCTTACGCTGCCTGGTGCGGCTGCTGGTAACTGTAATGGACATCGTTGGGGTACTGGTAATCGAGGGCGGAATGCCGCCGCCGGCTGTTATAGAACCCTTCAATGTAGCGGATAACGTCCTTGCGGGCCTGCTCTTTTGTGGCGTAGACCGTGCGGTGGACTCGCTCGTTTTTCAGTGCTGAGAAAAACGATTCCGCGGCGGCATTGTCCCAGCACACCCCGGTGCGGCCCATGGAAGAACGCATGCCCAAGTCCTTGACAAGGGTTCGGAACGAGCCGGAGGTATAGACGCTGCCCCGATCTGAGTGCCAGGTAGCGCCGGGCCGGATCATGGTCGTGGCGGCGGCGTTGCGCAACGCGGTTTCGACGAGCTCGGCACGCATGTGGTCGGCGATGGCCCACCCGACCACACGTTTGGAATAACAGTCGATCACGGTCGCCAGATAAATGAACCCCTGCCACGTGTGGATGTAGGTGATGTCCCCGACGAACTTCACCCCGGGCTCGGTGGCGGTGAAGTCTCGCTTGACCAGATCCGGGATCAACGCGGCAGCCTCGACATCGGCTTCGGTGGTGTTCCGGAACGGGCGCGGCCCCTGTCTGTCAGCATTGGGTGAGACACCGCCACTTTTCCCACTGACTCCTTAAGGGCGAGATTTGGAAACCGATTCCCTGTGAGCACCGCACTTGCTTCCCCCACCACCAACACCGATGGTGGAGCCATGTCCGATCCCGAAAAACCCAGGGCAGAAAGGCCCCTCCGCCGCTCCTTCACCCCAGGGGAGAAACTCTCGATCCTGGAAACCTACGAGTCCCTCGACGGCCCCGGAGCCAAGGGCGCATTCCTCCGCCGCGAAGGCCTGTTCTCCTCCCAAATCACCACCTGGCGCCGGGCACGCGACGCCGGCGCCCTCACCGGCCTCGCCACCGCCGCCAGACCGGCGAAGAAGAACAGCCCCGAAGCCCAGCTTGAGGCCATGAAGGACCGCGCCGAACGGGCCGAAGCGAAACTCGGACGGACCGAGGAGGCAATATCGGTGCTGGGAAAATTACACGCTCTCTTGGAGGACATCTCCACGAGGGCGGACAACGAGAAGCCGTGAGCGCCGCCGTGGACGAGGCCTTCACAGCCCTGACCGGGCTGCTGCCCGTGCGGAGAATCTGCGCCCTCACGGGACGGTCTCCCGCCACGCACTACCGGTCCCTGACCCCGAAGGTCCACGGGCCCACACCCCGGCGCCCGGCACCGGTAAACAAGCTCACGGATGAAGAGGTCGCGCAGGTGTTGGACCGGTTGAACAGCGAGGAGTTCGCCGACAAGGCGCCGGCCCAGGTCGGGGCGATCCTGCTGGACCAGGGCACCTACCTGTGCTCGGAATCAAGCATGTACCGCATCCTGCGCGGCCACGGCCAGGTGCGTGAACGCCGACGCCAGGCCACCCACCCGGCGAAGAAGAAACCCGAACTCGTCGCGGTGAAACCCAACGACGTCTGGTCCTGGGACATCACCAAACTCCCCAGCCCCATCCGGGGCGTCTACTACGACCTGATGGTCATCATTGACCTGTTCTCCCGCTACGTCGTGCACTGGCACATCACCACCCGCGAGTCCGGGCTCGGCTCCAAGGACTTCATCGCCGACGCGGTCATGATCCACGGCACCCCGGGCGTGATCCACGCCGACCGGGGGACGTCCATGACGTCCAAACCGGTCGCCGAGCTGATGATCGATCTGGGCATCGACCGCAGCCATTCACGGCCCCGCGTTTCCAACGACAACCCGTATTCCGAGGCGGCGTTCAAGACCACGAAGTATCACCACTCCTACCCGGGGCGGTTTGGCTCCCGCCAGGACGCGGTCGCCTGGGCCAACGAATTCTTCCTTTACTATAATTTCGAACACCGCCATTCCGGGATCGGGCTGCATACCCCCGCGACGGTCTTCGACGGCACCTACGCGGCCATCCAGGGCCGCCGGGCCGCGGTGCTCCAGGACGCCTACACGGCGAACCCGCACCGGTTCGGTCAACCGCCGGCGCCGCCGGCGGGCCCCACGGCGGCGTGGATCAACCAGCCCCAACAAAGCGAGGTCCCCACACACGCCTAACCACTTAGCTGTGTCTCAAACGCCTTGACAGATTCCGGGCTGGCAGGCAATAAGATTTTCATCACGCATAATTCTTCGCGCCAACTCCGGCGAACACTCAATGCCAGCGGCGGCCAGGTCGGCGTGAACACGCCGGTACCCGTACGTGCCGTCGGAATCGTCGAAGAAGCCCTTGATGAGGGCTGCAAGGACGTCCCTGCGGGCTGCTGTGGCCGATTGAGGGCGCTTGAGCCAGTTGTAGAACCCGGAGGTTGAGACGGCTAACCAAAGGCACATCTTCGTCACTGGATTGGTCTCGGCCGGGTCGTTTCGTTGGGAGTCGATGTATTCAAACTTGCTCACTACCGCTGCTCCCTCGCGAAGTAAGCGCTGGCTTTTTTCAAGAAAAGATTCTCCGCCAGCAGCTCCCGATTTTCCTTCTCAAGCACCTTCAGCCTGGCCAGCTCGGCGCCGGTCGCCGCGGCATCAGGACTGTTGTGGGTCTCCCGGTACTTGATCAACCAACGGCGCAGGGTCTCGGCGCCAATGCCATAGGACTTGGCCACATCCACCACCGGCTTGGACGTGCTGATAACTTCACGGCAGAGATCATCCTTGAAGTCCTGGGTATACGAACGGCGTGATCTTGATGCAGACATGCTGCTGGTCTCACTTTCAGTAGAACCCCCATTTTAAGAGGGCTCACTGTCCTAAATCTCCACAGCAGTCCACATTTTCGTCGCGACGCCCGCCATTCGGGGTCGACTCGGCTCTATCGGGGTCCTTCTTTACGGCGCCTCGCTCGTTGGGCTGGTCGGGGTCGAGTTTGTCATCAACCTCGTGTTTCCCTACGTGACACCCGAGATCATTGGGGAATTGCGGACCGGACCATTGGGAATAGCGCTCACGGTCGTATCTATCGCGTTCCTCACTGGCACGTTGGTCTTTTACGCCGCGTTGTGGCGCGTAGCCCACTCGCCGAAGCTGGCGACCATCATCAGCGTCGCCAGTTCAGTGCCCATTGCGTTGCGCACGGCGTTCCCTGAGGTGGTGCTGCAGTTGGGTCTCGTCGGCTTGGCTGTCGGAGTTGCGATGCTCAGCTTCTGGCTCATCCGCAGCGGGCGAGCAACGGCGAATCCTCTGGACTCGCCAACTCACGCGATCGCGTAACGCTGGCGACGGGTGCTCACCAATGACCACGCCAACCACCACAGAGCGCACTGGGGAGAAACGCCGCAGAGCCCAGTGGCCCGCCCCGGCCGGGCTGATTCTCCTTAGCCTCATCCCCATCATTCAGGGTGCCTTTAGGCTTACTGAGTTGACCGGTGGCACCGAGATTACGTTGCAGAATGCGAGGTTCTTCGGGTCGCCCATTCCCGTGGTCACGCACATTGTCAGCGGCACCGTGTTTGCCCTCCTCGGGGCTTTCCAATTCGTTCCCTCACTTCGCGGCAGGCGGGCGTGGCACCGAATAGCAGGACGGGTCTTGATACCGGCCGGCCTTCTCGCCGCGCTCTCCGGCCTGTGGATGTCGCTGTTATACGCGCTTCCCGAGAGTGACGGCAAACTATTGCTCGTGTTTCGCCTCGTGTTCGGATCAGTGATGGCTGCGAGCATCTTCTTTGGGATTCGCGCAATCCGTCGACGAGACTTCGTCTCACACAGCGGTTGGATGACCCGGGCCTACGCACTTGGCGTCGCAGCGGGCACCCAAGCGTTCGTGCTCGCACTCTGGATCATATTCGTCGCCCCGACCGACGAAACGAGCAGGGCGCTGCTCATAGGTCTTGCCTGGGTGATCAATCTCGCGGTGGCCGAGTACATCATCCACCGCGGCACTGTGCGATCGGCCCGAGGGGCGCGCAGGGCGTCCCGCCAGAAACCGATCTAGGCACTTCGGTACGAGTAGAGACAGAGCGAGAACACAGTTTTGACTGCAATAGTACCCACGCGGACGGTCGCTCGGCCGACGTGAATCAACACCCCGAGAAAGAACTGACATGACCAATCCGTACGAGTGGTTGCAGAGCTTCATCGAGCAGGTGCCCAACATCCTCCAACCGCTGATCGTCGCCGTCGCCGGCGCGGTCCCCTACATCGAGGGGGAGGGTGCGGCGGCCTTCGGAATCATTGGGGGAATAGACCCCATCGTCGCAGCGATCGCCGGCGCCACGGGAAACATCCTGTGCGTCCTAGTCGTGGTGATCCTGGGGTCGCGCATCCGCGAACGCGTCGTCGCGCGGCGCACGGCGACAACCGAAGAGACGAGGGCCGAGGGTCCCGTAGTCGTGGATCCCTCCGGCCAGTCAAGCGACGGCACCATGGGCGACGTGGCGACGCCCGAGACCGCTGCGGTCAGCGTGCTCGAGCAGCCCGCGGACGATCCGAATGCGAACCCGACGAGGCGCGCAAAGGGCCGTGTGCGGCTCCGTCGCTGGATGGTTCGGTTCGGGGTCCCCGGTGCGAGCATCCTTGCTCCTCTCGCCCTCCCGACGATGCTGACCGCCGCGTTCTTCGTCGGGTCGGGTGTCGCGAAGTGGTGGGTCATCCTCTGGCAGGTCGTCGCGATTGTCCTGTGGACGAGCGCGGTCGCGCTCACTGGGACCGGCGTGCTCGCACTCCTCGGATGGTGAGGGTCGACCGGCATCCCGGATCCCCGAGCGTCCCGACACCCGCGGGGATCGTAGAGACGACGAAATACACGATGTCGAGACATGGGAGAGGAGTACAGGCATGAAGATCTTGGTCGGAAGCGTCGGTAATGCCGCCGATCCTCCAGCGGGACGCTTGCTGGCCATGCCGGTTTCATAAGGGAGCACCCACAGATTTCGATCAATCGAGCCGTAAGCCACTACGGCCAAGATGTGGTGATTGCCTGCGCAGTTACGGCAGTTGTGCAGACGACTGTTGACATTGGAGTGTCAGAGCTCGCCGGCACAGTCATGCATTCTGCCAGGAGGCTTATGCACGAATTGACGTTGACGATCCATCGGCCATTACGGATTCCGGCCGTCTTGGCGGGAGCCGCCGGTACAGGCTGGATCGGGTGATCCCGGGCCTTCAAGTGAGGGAGCAGTTCGCGCAAATGAATATGAAGGGTCCCCGAGTCAAAGCCTAACTAGCGGCGCAATAGTACGGGCTGAGGTCAACGGGGCAGTCAAATCCGCTCCGCTGATGCCTCAAGTTGACGAAGCCGAACATTCGCGGAGACCGGGACAGTGGGACCTAACGACGTGCGCCGCCTCGGTCCTACAATCTAGACGCTCGGCGAGACGCTTTGCTCCGAAGACCCTCAAATCTTCCGCATATAGGACCTTAAAGAACAGCTCGTATAGGCTTAGAAGGACGATAAGCGCGCCCCCGTCCGCGCCACTAAAGACGGTTGGACAACCGTCCAGCTCAAGTCATTCAGCCTGAAGAACGACGCAACCCCTCGCCGCAGTTCTGCCGCATGTAAGACAGCGGAACCGACCCCGGCACAGCACTAGACCGAGGACGCGGAAGCTCGCAAGGGGTGGTTGGTCGTTCTGGCGTTTCCTTCCTTCTCAAGCGACTGTCTAAACCTCCAACAGCCGATGCGGCGCGTTTCGAATGAAGCGTGTTGATCGTATCCAATAGCGTGCCACCTATGCCGCACTTCCTAGGAGGGCCCCATCCATACGTGAAAGAAAGTTGCCGCGCATCGTTCGCGGCCCCCAAACTGCTTTCAGCTAGTCCCCCGTTTTCTCCGATCCGTCCGATAAGGGGATCCCTCAGCACATACATTGGTCAACACTGTACAGGGGAGGTCGGACTGTTCAGCGAACTGAATTCGTTCCTTGGTTAAGAGCCCTGCCTATGACTTGGGCTGCCTCGGGGTATGCCCCTGGGTTTGGTCCGGAGTAATTCAGTCGGATGTGCGGTCCAGTGGGTTCGGCGGGGAACCATCCGTTGCCCGGCGCGATGAAGACGTTGTTGGATTCGCATTCGGTGATCAGCTCCGGGAGGTGAGTCGCGTCTGGAAGTCTGATCCATAGGTTGAGTCCGCCCGTTGGGATTGTGGTGACCTCCGCAGCTGACGCGTACTGGCTAATGCTATCAACCAGAAGGTTCCGACGGGACTGGAGTTGCTGGCGAAGCCCTCGAAGGTGGGTCTGCCAACCGGGTTGGGTGACGACGTCGAGCGAGGCGGCTTGCAGGACACCACTTACATACATCGAAGCGGCGGCACGATCAGCCGTGATTCGCTCTCGTGCTGGTCCGCGGGCGATGATCGCAGCAACTCTCAGCGCGGGGGAAATGCTTTTGGTAAGTGAGCGAACATACACCACATGACCGCCGTCATCCTGGGCTGCTACCGGTGTGGAGTTGGTCGTGATGCCGAAGTCGTGGGCCCAGTCATCTTCGATCAGGAAGGCCCCATAGGTTTTGACCACGTCGAGGATCTGGGTTGCGGTGTCTTGGGACCATTGAGCACCGGTCGGGTTGGCGTAGTTGGGCTGAGCGTAAAAGGCGCGCGCGCCGGTCTCTTCGAAGGCGCGGGCGACGTCCTCAGGTTCCGGGCCGTAGGGGCCAGAAGGAACAGGGATAAGACGGACGCCGGCCTGCTCGGCGGCAAGAATCGCACCCCAATAAGTCGGTGATTCGATCAGCAGCGGCTGCCCAACGGAAACTAGCGCACGGAA comes from the Arthrobacter sp. CAN_C5 genome and includes:
- a CDS encoding DDE-type integrase/transposase/recombinase is translated as MSAAVDEAFTALTGLLPVRRICALTGRSPATHYRSLTPKVHGPTPRRPAPVNKLTDEEVAQVLDRLNSEEFADKAPAQVGAILLDQGTYLCSESSMYRILRGHGQVRERRRQATHPAKKKPELVAVKPNDVWSWDITKLPSPIRGVYYDLMVIIDLFSRYVVHWHITTRESGLGSKDFIADAVMIHGTPGVIHADRGTSMTSKPVAELMIDLGIDRSHSRPRVSNDNPYSEAAFKTTKYHHSYPGRFGSRQDAVAWANEFFLYYNFEHRHSGIGLHTPATVFDGTYAAIQGRRAAVLQDAYTANPHRFGQPPAPPAGPTAAWINQPQQSEVPTHA
- a CDS encoding IS3 family transposase, which translates into the protein MSKFEYIDSQRNDPAETNPVTKMCLWLAVSTSGFYNWLKRPQSATAARRDVLAALIKGFFDDSDGTYGYRRVHADLAAAGIECSPELARRIMRDENLIACQPGICQGV
- a CDS encoding transposase, with product MSASRSRRSYTQDFKDDLCREVISTSKPVVDVAKSYGIGAETLRRWLIKYRETHNSPDAAATGAELARLKVLEKENRELLAENLFLKKASAYFAREQR
- a CDS encoding DUF2306 domain-containing protein; this encodes MTTPTTTERTGEKRRRAQWPAPAGLILLSLIPIIQGAFRLTELTGGTEITLQNARFFGSPIPVVTHIVSGTVFALLGAFQFVPSLRGRRAWHRIAGRVLIPAGLLAALSGLWMSLLYALPESDGKLLLVFRLVFGSVMAASIFFGIRAIRRRDFVSHSGWMTRAYALGVAAGTQAFVLALWIIFVAPTDETSRALLIGLAWVINLAVAEYIIHRGTVRSARGARRASRQKPI
- a CDS encoding small multidrug efflux protein, coding for MTNPYEWLQSFIEQVPNILQPLIVAVAGAVPYIEGEGAAAFGIIGGIDPIVAAIAGATGNILCVLVVVILGSRIRERVVARRTATTEETRAEGPVVVDPSGQSSDGTMGDVATPETAAVSVLEQPADDPNANPTRRAKGRVRLRRWMVRFGVPGASILAPLALPTMLTAAFFVGSGVAKWWVILWQVVAIVLWTSAVALTGTGVLALLGW
- a CDS encoding PLP-dependent aminotransferase family protein, which produces MINDSSMRIVRALRDWIAGAPAGARLPSTRSLVTSYEASPVTVQKALRTLTAQGLIESRPGVGTFVRAVRTARPSDFGWQTAALGTSHSRLTSAAATMRPTPGGGIALHGGYPDKELLPDRLVRAALLRAARSESALTRSPVSGNPDLQSWFASELAADTPLGVNSVLASDVIVLPGSQSGLSSIFRALVSVGQPLLIESPTYWGAILAAEQAGVRLIPVPSGPYGPEPEDVARAFEETGARAFYAQPNYANPTGAQWSQDTATQILDVVKTYGAFLIEDDWAHDFGITTNSTPVAAQDDGGHVVYVRSLTKSISPALRVAAIIARGPARERITADRAAASMYVSGVLQAASLDVVTQPGWQTHLRGLRQQLQSRRNLLVDSISQYASAAEVTTIPTGGLNLWIRLPDATHLPELITECESNNVFIAPGNGWFPAEPTGPHIRLNYSGPNPGAYPEAAQVIGRALNQGTNSVR